The Zingiber officinale cultivar Zhangliang chromosome 9A, Zo_v1.1, whole genome shotgun sequence genome window below encodes:
- the LOC122021560 gene encoding uncharacterized protein LOC122021560 produces the protein MRGGFSLPHLDAAHGACCQCPCSCVGAVPWCVVHRCGGQAVAWCRCGRCPGAFVWCVVQVQDMERFFKRTRSSSSGSSNEPNAIEQVENQSHVELNLDDIVSDPGLQKSIEEFDIAIQDQARREYVLRGPCQPNGHVYPKITFENVDNAFIKDGYNNWKRALEIFNRHMGTVNSCHNEARIQFEAFQDQRHSVGNILRVHSRDMEIDYHTRLTVMLDVTRFLLKQGLPFLGHDESTSSSNREITLAIINDIGDKFFSLMVDEARDSSVKEHMRVVLRLRGQGYDGASNMRDEFNGLKSLVLQENPFAMYVHCFSHRLQLVLVAVAHDNFTKLVETENHLVFPLVYHMIELALLLPVATASVKRVFSAMKTVKTDLRNRMEDQWMNDSLVSRRIQLSPSVLTHRPSQTSVPTRKKEIFAIKVFFVHR, from the exons ATGAGAGGAGGCTTCAGCCTCCCCCACCTGGACGCCGCCCATGGCGCTTGCTGTCAGTGCCCGTGTAGCTGTGTAGGCGCGGTGCCGTGGTGCGTCGTGCACCGGTGCGGTGGTCAGGCAGTGGCGTGGTGCCGCTGCGGGCGGTGCCCCGGTGCGTTTGTGTGGTGCGTCGTGCAGGTGCAG GATATGGAGAGATTTTTTAAACGAACTCGTAGTTCCAGCTCTGGCTCTTCTAATGAGCCGAATGCTATTGAACAAGTGGAAAATCAATCCCATGTAGAATTAAATTTGGATGATATTGTTAGTGATCCGGGATTACAAAAATCAATTGAAGAATTTGATATTGCTATTCAAGATCAAGCTCGAAGAGAGTATGTGCTCCGAGGGCCTTGTCAACCAAATGGTCATGTGTATCCGAAAATAACTTTTG aaaatgtagATAATGCCTTTATAAAAGATGGATACAACAATTGGAAAAGAGCATTAGAAATATTCAATCGTCATATGGGGACTGTGAATAGCTGTCACAATGAAGCTAGAATACAATTTGAGGCTTTTCAAGATCAAAGGCATAGTGTGGGGAATATTTTACGAGTACATAGTCGCGATATGGAAATTGATTATCACACTCGTTTAACTGTAATGTTGGATGTGACACGATTTTTATTGAAGCAAGGGTTACCTTTTCTAGGACACGATGAGTCAACTAGTTCTTCAAATAGAG AGATCACACTTGCTATAATCAATGATATTGGAGATAAATTCTTTTCTTTGATGGTTGATGAGGCTCGGGACAGTTCAGTGAAGGAACATATGAGAGTTGTTTTGAG ATTGAGAGGCCAAGGATATGATGGAGCTTCAAATATGCGTGACGAGTTTAATGGATTGAAATCCCTGGTACTACAAGAAAATCCATTTGCAATGTATGTTCATTGTTTCTCTCATCGGCTCCAATTAGTTCTTGttgctgttgcccatgacaattTCACT AAATTGGTTGAGACTGAAAACCATTTGGTATTCCCATTAGTTTATCATATGATAGAGTTGGCATTACTTTTACCAGTTGCAACTGCTTCGGTTAAACGAGTTTTTTCTGCAATGAAGACTGTGAAGACTGATTTACGCAATAGAATGGAAGATCAATGGATGAATGATAGTCTAGTT TCTCGTAGAATCCAATTATCTCCTTCTGTACTGACTCATCGGCCGTCGCAGACTTCTGTGCCAACCCGGAAGAAAG AAATATTTGCTATTAAAGTGTTCTTTGTTCATCGTTGA